Proteins from a genomic interval of Watersipora subatra chromosome 10, tzWatSuba1.1, whole genome shotgun sequence:
- the LOC137405675 gene encoding amidase-like — MASSKKAYTPLVEPATEEDVENICEDLGLDINKEELEEYREWLNEALSSCDQIQNIEEETIPVLYPRVPGVKPPAKDNVYNAWASLILIKGEQDGLLSGKKIAIKDNIFVAGTPLKNGSKVWDGYTPEFDATVVTRILQAGGTIVGKSTCESQCFSGSSFTSHGGPVRNPHDTERSAGGSSSGSAVLVATGEVEMALGGDQGGSIRLPSSCTGCVGLKPTWGLVPVTGSLGMMPAVDHVGPMAATVTDVALLLEAIAGYDDGRDHRQRPDILKTHYSELLKGDLSGKKFASVKEGFYNATEEVKTAIQSVVDKMRAAGATVDEISIPLHSDGSAAYGALLASMYDNMIRNHGQASGYNEFYQVSAKKHSFKSRVRDMQPSVKATMLFGEYLQRNDSSQVVARAMNMRPTIRKAYDDVLQAYDALIMPTIPFVAHKLPKPGLSVTEFIKKSMTNSQNTQMFNLTGHPSLSLNVGMAMPNDGGTKMPVGLMITGKHYEDDKVLDLAFGIEQMLKR, encoded by the exons ATGGCAAGCTCAAAGAAGGCAT ATACGCCTCTGGTAGAACCCGCAACGGAAGAAGATGTTGAGAATATTTGTGAAGATCTAGGGCTAGATATCAACAAAGAAGAGCTTGAGGAATACCGAG AATGGCTGAATGAAGCACTGAGTAGTTGCGACCAGATACAGAACATAGAAGAAGAGACAATACCTGTCCTGTACCCGAGGGTCCCAGGGGTGAAGCCCCCTGCTAAGGACAACGTCTACAATGCCTG GGCCAGCTTGATTCTTATCAAGGGTGAGCAGGATGGTTTACTCAGCGGTAAAAAAATAGCTATCAAGGACAACATATTTGTTGCTGGAACTCCTCTTAAAAATGGCTCCAAGGTCTGGGATGGATACACACCAGAGTTTGATGCGACCGTGGTGACGAGAATCTTACAAGCAG GAGGGACAATCGTTGGCAAATCTACCTGTGAGAGTCAGTGCTTTTCTGGAAGCAGTTTCACAAGTCATGGTGGGCCAGTTAGAAATCCTCATGACACAGAGAGATCAGCAGGTGGTTCGAGCTCAGGAAGTGCTGTGCTTGTCGCTACTGGTGAAGTGGAAATGGCTTTAGGAGGCGACCAAGGTGGCTCCATACGCCTTCCAAGCAGCTGTACTGGTTGCGTTGGATTGAAACCAACATGGGGTCTCGTCCCTGTCACTGGGTCATTAG GAATGATGCCGGCGGTTGATCACGTCGGACCAATGGCCGCTACAGTGACAGACGTAGCACTTCTCTTAGAGGCCATTGCTGGATACGATGACGGTAGAGATCATAGACAGAGACCAGATATACTCAAAACTCATTACAGCGAATTG TTAAAAGGAGACTTGTCCGGGAAAAAGTTCGCATCAGTGAAGGAAGGATTTTACAATGCTACTGAAGAAGTCAAGACTGCGATTCAAAGTGTTGTTGATAAAATGAGGGCCGCTGGCGCAACTGTAGATGAGATAAGCATTCCTTTACATTCAGATG GCAGCGCTGCGTACGGTGCTCTGCTGGCATCCATGTATGACAACATGATACGAAATCATGGTCAGGCATCAGGATACAATGAGTTCTATCAGGTCTCTGCTAAGAAACACTCCTTCAAG AGTCGTGTCCGAGACATGCAGCCCTCGGTGAAAGCTACGATGCTGTTTGGCGAATATCTGCAAAGGAATGATA GTTCACAGGTGGTGGCCAGAGCAATGAACATGCGACCTACTATCAGGAAGGCTTACGATGATGTACTTCAGGCATACGATGCTCTAATTATGCCAACGATTCCTTTTGTTGCTCATAAACTACCTAAACCTGGTCTATCTGTAACAG AGTTTATTAAGAAAAGTATGACAAACAGTCAAAACACTCAGATGTTCAATCTTACTGGACATCCATCTCTGTCCCTCAATGTTGGTATGGCTATGCCGAACGAT